The Colias croceus chromosome 19, ilColCroc2.1 genome contains the following window.
tattaaccgacttcaaaaaaaggaggaggttatcaattcggccggtatgtttttttttatgtatgtacaccgattactccgatgtttctgaaccgatttacgtgattctttttttgttcgatgcgggatggtgtcgaattggtcccataaaaattttattcgtataggcccagtagttttcattttatgagcatttttgtctgtatttgtaaatgttgcaagtgcaagtttgaagtcggttgtttttaacgcagttatatagacttgttttataaattattaatatattttattcagaaCGTTACGGCCGAGTAAGttacattattacataaagtaataaataaagaatatacacataataaatatacagtaGGTATTAAACTGGATACCTTCTGAAGTGTGCCTAATAATACAGCAGTGTTTCCTTAATCCTTTTGACTCGCGCAGAAAGCCGACAAAATAAAGAGCAGACAGCAGTGGGCAGGACGAGGAGCATGACATGAGGTGTGGCATGACGAGTAATGTTGCCACACTGTCTCTGCCTCCCAACTGCCTCCTTTCCTCGTTATTTCCCATGCCACTCGTCGAGTGTGTGGCAGGCGCATTATACATAAACTTAtgaaaagtttaatattttcagaTATCAGAAGGGAAATGGCTAAAAAGCTTCCTCCTGCAGCTTCAGCGGGTTTCGCTTACGACTACCAAAGTGTCATGCATTATCCGTGGTTACAAATAAAAGATGGTGTTACTAATATCATGTATCCAATTTGGGTAAGACTGctctttaaatatgtaaaaaattaaagaatttaaCACATTTATCATAttcgtttcgaacactttacagcgagcgtgatCACGGGCAGACTAAACGAAACATtgggatattttttttttaatttaatagtaactaactataagttttatgtattttagcATAGGATTTAACAGAATTGTTTGTTTCAGAACGATGGTTGGGCTATGGGCCACTGGCAAGGCCTCAGCTTTACGGACGTTCAGAAACTcaatcttatttataaatcacaATGTGCGGAAAGAAGCAAAAGTGTATCTGCGAAAAAATTTAAACgacaataaatgtttttaaatatgtatatagaacttttgttaaaaataatctccTACTAAATACTTGTGGCAAAATATACACTATTAATCCAtattccatactaatattatgcaaAAGTTACTCGCCTAAACTACCgaaccaattttaattaaaacaacataCACATAATACACACATTGAGTATACCTTGGTTAAGGGTACCTGcacgatattttttattgaaaaataaagaagttaagaattttaaataagggatgtaaatgaaatgaaatgccTACAAGTAAAATTCTGAACAGTTAGAATTATTTGGAAACttagtacctaataataatacgacttataatatttttagtttcaacATTTAAGTTCTGAATTCTGACTAGTTAGAATTATTTGGAAacttagtaataataatacgacttataatatttttagttccAACATTTAAGTTCTGGAATTAAGAAgaaaacgttttaaaaaaaatgtgacaaAAAAAGTCATTATATTGATAAAGGCATATTTATTGGCCgcataagtatattaatttttcataaattgaaagtgttatattttaatttcaactttTAAGACCTATCCTTAGAGTCATCTTGAACTTTGTCTtgatccatgttttcttcttgATCATGGTTTGCGCTTTTTTCTGCACGATGTTCGTGAACTTCATTGTCATTTTCACTTACTTTATCACTGACATTAGCATCATGAGACATCTCATCATTATCTCCCAAAGTGTCTTTCAACTTCTCTTTACCCTCTTTGTGTTCACCAGACAATTCTTCGGCTTTGGCATTATTACTGACATTATCTTCTTGTACATTGTGACTAGCATCCTCTACTGAACCCTCAAGTTTTTTATGAAAGGCATTTTTACAAGAATCTAATAAATCGCCAacttttcttttattgcaCTCGTGTTCAAATAACAGACGGAGTTTCATCTTATCTAATTGTGATAAATCTTCCGATGGATTAATCATTAATCCAGATATCTAAAATTGAGATAATTATAAgcatactagcttaccgcccgcggcttcgcccgctttctctaaaactatttgaaatttaaactatcctatctctcaagttggatcgaactgcacatggtgtgcgaattttattataatcggttatgtggtttaggagtccattgaagacaaacattgtgacacgagatttatatatatattagagaaGATAGAGAAGATTAAGATATTTGTCACGACATGTGTATAAccttataaataagaaaatatacatctttcttttttacttttttatttatgaagaactagctttccgcccgcgcagtcaaagaaaaacccgcatagttcccgttcccgtgggatttccgggattgtgtcattttcccgggataaaaagtagcctatgtcctttctcgggtatctaaatatctccataccaaatttcatgaaaataggttcagtagtttaggtgtaattgagtaacagacagacagacagagtcactttcgcatttacaatattagtatggatttgacACCGTTTCAATCTCTACAGTTTTATGCTTTCACGACTCATACATTTGTTTTTGAAATCTTCCAGATGTTCATGATTATTGATTATACGTATATGCGTAAAACAATGCTTACCAAAGGTACAATGGTTGGTTGCCCATTGCTGCTGAACGCGCGGTCATGAAAGTGCATTATACTTAAGGGATCATACTCTGCCAATACTTTAGATGCATCTTGCGGTTCAATTCTATAGAGTTTAAGACGTTCTGGAAATGGATGTTCGCCTATTAATGCCTCTTTCCCAGGAACGAAAGTAttagcaattaaaaatattgttacaaCAACAGCTCTAAAGTTCTCTACAGCTAGATTAAAACGTAATTGTAGgttaaatgtatataaatgcATTATCTAAGGCCTATAGGCTTACCTGGACGAATGTTATTCCAAAGAACTCGTATATAGCGTTCTCTATGAGGATGCGTGACTTCATCCTTCAATCCAATACCATGAAGTAAAGCATGTAATATTTCGTTTTCCTTGAGACAATCATATCCTAGTACTAATGtctaagaaataaatttttagtaGTTTAATAAACATCTTAATAAACAAGTACAATAACAGTTTTAATTTGACGTACAATTTCCCCGTCGTCGTGATACTTTGCTTCGTGAACACATTCTCTTTCTCTCTTAGGATTAGTTATATAGATCCAGGATATGTTATGAGGTTTTTCGGACagtgaattaaattttatacatgaTGCGCTCtccaatatatttataaccgACCGTAGACGTCCAGCTATGATGTTATCTGTTGAAAAATGATCATCCTTCAGAGCATTATACTAGTAAGTATCATTTATACAATTCATGGTAAGCTGCAGTCgtcagaaaatattatttgtctttGTAATCCAATAGAAAATGGGACCATACGGAAGGCACTggctttataaaaaaagatttttccAAATCGGTCCACCCTTGTAAAAGTTTTTAACAAAGCCAAAAAAATAGAGTCAAAGTGAGAGCTTTCTCCGTTTTTAAGTATATTGTGAAGATTGCAACGTCCATTGTTACACAATAACACGGTACGCTGTATTTACCGTAACTTTGGCTATCTAAATAGTACAATACAACCCCCAACGGCCATCGGGAGCCTATCGCTTCTTGTACTTTAACGTCTATATTCTTTTGAAAACTCATTAGCTTCATTGGAAGAGACTTAGTGTTTGAACctgaaataaatcattatataGCGATATAATTATCCAAATACTGCGCCAATGTACAAATTAAAGAAAACTGagtcttatttattaatcttaagagtctattttttattacagagccagcaaagcacctgtaacaccACTGACCATTTAACATCACATAGTTATTTACTGAATTGCTAAATaccataaaaaagaaaaacattgaAGAGGCTTAGTGGTGTGCGAATCAGCACACCAAAAACTTACTGGGTGGCAAGTTCACATAGCCATTCTctgtgatattttattttttatgtaggtattgcttatttagtacctaccccaataaataataatatgtaaaggtcatttatacatttttattcagaaaataaatgaaacatcGTTACCGTAgggaaaatattttctacttacTGCTTATGACGTTAACGTTaggtttttgatataaaacTGCAAATAgacaataaattaacaattaaagtTATACTATGATATTCTATCTACTAGATGTCTAGATCTAGAACAAGGCATTTTCCATTACCACTAAATatctatgtatgtacatacaaTACGTAtctatttgtatatttaaatatattaaataccaTATTCATCTTGCTGTCTGGTTTGAATATTTGCACTATTACATAAATGTACTTGAAGCAATGCTACTAGAAAAACATACATGTTgagctatatttttattatagtctTTTCTTATCAACAACAAACTTATAGTGTAggtacgatttatttttattgcaatataacaataacaaattttatagtGACCGTATCATAACACTTTTAACcaaattttgtattcattcatatttattaattagtaagtaTTCTACATGTTATTGGAAAATATCGTTGTTGcatgagtaggtacctataaactGTTGAATTTTCCAGTAAACTCGGAAATTTGGAGAACCAACTCTGTTTCATTAATTGTAAGCTAAATGGCCTGCGCAGACGAATTATTTTAGTCCGCGGACTTTCATGTCTGCTAAAATTACACTTAGGTACAACAAATgcttcaaactcaaacattcatttattcaattagactactatttagtagcttttcgaatcgtcattacataggtatttttaacatttaccaccgattcggaaagcagtatctatggagaagaatcggcaagaaactccatagttgctcttttaaaatcatgtcaatcttttctaatatatatatgttatagtcaaaaccctgaaccagtcaataacgttattgaccggtaaaatcagttaataaggatattgactaagggcgtcggttaatatccttattaactgattttatctgattaaaccagttaataacgttattgactaagggcatcggtcaatatccttattaactgattttaagtcgagacatctagtcaatataggttttaaccgacgtgcccagtcaaaactcataaacagttaaggacgttagtgaaattatactagaaaatcattttaaaaggttcataaaactttttaaagtgcaatatttaagagttttaagttttattaattaattcggggtattgtttgtaaactgcaaccgcgcgagaatacatgccccaaaatatttttgaagatggcaattgtgttttaataacaactaggtttccgcccgcagcttcgcccgcgcagtcaaagaaaaaccgcattgttcccgttcccgtgggatttccgggattgcgttagtttctAATTTgaggagtgacctgcaggtgtacttcgaagactgctactggatctaatagacgagtagagctaggaatgccgagtttgggctcgttttgttagttatgtcgagaccttacctccggaattgatggagtgacctgcaggtgtacttcgaagactgctactggaactattatacgagtaaagctaggtgtgccgagtttgggctcgttttgttagttatgttgagatcttacctccggacttgatggagtgacctgcaggtgtacttcgaagactgctactggaactaatagacgagtagagctaggtgtgccgagtttgggcatgttttgttagttatgttgagaccttacctccggacttgatggagtgacctgcaggtgtacttcgaagactgctactggaactaatagacgagtagagctaggtgtgccgagattgggctcgttttgttagtaatgttgagaccttacctccggacttgatggagtgaccagcaggtactaacaaaacgagcccaaactcggcacacctagctctactcgtctattagttccagtagcagtcttcgaagtacacctgcaggtcactccatcaagtccggaggtaagatctcaacataactaacaaaacgagcccaaactcggcacacctagctttactcgtataatagttccagtagcagtcttcgaagtacacctgcaggtcactccatcaattccggaggtaaggtctcgacataactaacaaaacgagcccaaactcggcattcctagctctactcgtctattagatccagtagcagtcttcgaagtacacctgcaggtcactccatcaaatcagaaactaacgcaatcccggaaatcccacgggaacgggaactatgcggtttttctttgagtGCGCGGGCGAaactgcgggcggaaacctagttgttattaaaacacaattgccatcttcaaaaatattttggggcacttattctcgcgcggttgcagtttacaaacaataccccgaattaattaataaaacataaaactcttaaatattgcactttaaaaagttttatgaacctttttaaatgattttctagtataataatttcactaacgtccttaactttttatgagttttgactgggcacgtcggttaaaacctatattgactagatgtctcgacataaaatcagttaataaggatattgaccgatgcccttagtcaataacgttattaactggtttaatcagataaaatcagttaataaggatattaaccgacgcccttagtcaatatccttattaactgattttaccggtcaataacgttattgactggttcagggttttgactgtaacatatatataaatctcgtgtcacaatgtttgtcctcaatggactcctaaaccacttcaccgattataataaaattcgcacaccatgtgcagttcgatccaacttgagagataggataggttttatcccgaaaatcccacgggaaagggaactatgcggggttttctctgaaaacgcgggcgaagccgcgggcggaaagctagtattacataatatgtaacttatatctaactaagtacataatatatcataatatgccaaagaactgtcctgtggtttttacgcgacaaccctccatgggtttttttaactttagctaatctgaaaaatggcatttcaattatattcctgttccttgtgtcataatcgtgtctatctcctactcttgtgtgtaagtcggagcttttgtgtacatgcaaaatattattaaatatatactgtgatggtacagtaaggataccagtattcttaaaatgatctcttagtgagtcccgagcacataaattaataatatatagagcgaatggctcttttctgtaagataaatattaaatatctgcatatattataattctataattctatatctgcagccctgccccacagtagaattccataggacataatgctatgaaagtagctgaaataaaccaatctagccgtatcttcatcggtgagatgctttatttttcggactgcatatgcagctgaactgagcttacctgcagcggtgttgatatgggctccccactgtagtttctcgtccaatgttaaccctagaaatacagtagactcagtaggatgcaatacctccccgttcaaggtaatatctctgttcaacttttttacgtttggaagtaaaaattcaacacaagtggtttttttggcatttaataataaattattggcagtaaaccattcagatacctatgtgtaaaagagcactgttcacttcgtcaacatttgggtcatgccaatcgacattaaaaattaatgagatatcatctgcaaacagaactatttcacacctatcctgcaaataatagggaagatcattgatatataccaagaacaagaagggacctaaaattgacccctgtggaacaccaatgtcaattgacgcaccgctagaacgttctccattaacaactacagactgtatcctatcatgcaggtatgacgctatgaggttctgagcttttcctttaattccgtagtgattaagtttacgtaacaaagtacaatgttcaacgcattcaaatgccttggagaggtcacaaaatatccccagagcattttttgagttttcccatgctttatatatatgtgttagaagtgcaactccagcatctgtggttgagcgcccctttgtgaaaccaaaccgtttggtgtgcagtaaattattagatgcaaaatgactactcaattggtttaatattaacttctcgaataccttacttaatgttggtaaaatagagatagggcccttcttaaatagaggtataactttactaagctttagtaatGCTTACAACAGTATTGACTACAAGTAGGTAACGCAAACGAGAGGGAAACCGCGTATACGTGTTTTTCTGCACAGTGTGcgtatattacttgctctgtggtgtGCGTTGAATCTGTGGTTGAATCCAACCACAGGTTGAATCCAACCACAGGTTGAATCCGTCATCTGCACAGGCAAAATGCTTCCCATTTCCCATTTGACCTATATTTAAATGCCCTCGGCTACAGACTCTCGCTTGGTCAAAGAAAGTTAACGGTTATGTATGAAGATGTCATATTTTTTACGGAGTGATTCAAATGCTTATCATGATGGACCTTCTCCTCACATAGGAATGAGATGTTGTTCCGCGGTAAAAATTGCCTAATGTCTTAACATAAAAACTGTATCCAGATACGGAAATAATAGGTACCATTAAAAAGCTTCTTTACGACGTGACacaaagacaaacaaacaaaaaaaacatactgTAGCTTTTTATTCTGTGGCCTGGCGATAGGATTCTACGTAGAGAGATAATTAATGCTCTTTAATGAGATGAAGTATTTCCATGGAAATTTTAGAACACACGGGCGAATCCGTGAGTAACAGATAGTAGATAGAACCCTGTGATAGAActtgtaacaaataaaaaaatatattaatgggctttacaaaaattgtaatagaaaacaaacgatattttttatgcaCCAATCACAGCTCACCACGGCTATTTTAATCAAACTACGTTGTTCCTTTTTATTgcatacataaaatttttcattattctagcacctaatatttatcattttgtaAAAGATAACAcgcataataatttaaacttctGACATCgtaatgaaaatatacattttttttaactttataatataattaatatttatttaaatatttattttgatgtgCCAATGAGGCaatgaaaacaaattttaccGGTTCAATACCACCTGTCAAACTCGAGAAAAGTCAATAAAACTGTGACAGCGACAGAAGAGGTGTCTATTCActattgtgatttgtgattTGTGTTGTTTCGTATTTAACACCGGCTTTTAGATAAACgcgataattaaatatttcaataaaaacgaCCGATTTTTCTAGTAGGTAACTGTTAACATATTGTTAAGTTGTTCATAGGCACGCTCAACATGGAGAAATTTTTACTATTTCtctcaattttatttactgttCCTGCCGCTTATAAAGTGTCTGCATCAAGTGGGTCTATCGAACTCGatgatttttcttttaataaaataattaatgcatTCTCTGCGTCGTTAGTAAAATTTGATGTTGCATTTCCTTATGGCGACAAGCATGATGCATTTGTAGCTGTAGCCAAAGAAGCAACGGACGTTAGTGAACTAGTAGTTGCTGAAGTCGGTGTAAAGGATTACGGGGAGAAGGACAACGAACAGCTCGCTAGAAAGTATGGTGCAACAAAGGAGAACTTTCCAGTCGTTAAACTGTTTCTTAAAGGAAATGAGGAACCCATAACTTTTGATGATAGTCAAGGATTTACAACAGATCAGTTACGGCGTTTTGTAAGACAAAACACTGGAATTTATTTAAGCCTCCCTGGTTGTATAAGGGACCTGGACATGCTTGCTATTGAATTTATGAAATCTGCTAAGGAGGAAAGAAGTAATGTTTTGAAAAAAGTAGAAGTGTCCTTGAAGGAACTAGCCAAAGAGGTAAgtctcatgaaatttttctGAATTATTTCTATCTCCTACATCCAAAATTCATTCCTATAGTCCTTTCCACCtaagatgatttctgtgacacatcgatttttgacacgtgtagagatgtctgtactgaaatcgtatcaattgtttccgataatcgataatattttatatggaaatgaaatcgatttgaataaagtaccaaaattagttttttcggcatttcgccaacaattaactaaggaaacttagcaaacaacagcaaaaaaaaaactcaacaataacaattagtaacaataacagaataccacgtaaagtatcaatataaaaatgcaacttgtatacaaggcgtacagacgattgactcgattgacaagcgatcacaagatgggcgccgattatatgatttccaactctatgatttttcaacgatccatttcatgtacacgaattgcgtaggcattatatttttgtgttattttattttttttttcattatattaaactaaacaatactgtttttgatttataagcttaagatgtttcatttttatatttttggtaataatgccgccataaaataaaaatattatgcactaaaattattttggcgttttaaacataaaatacgtaattcggaacacgacgaagtgtcacaggaatcatcataggtgaaaaggactatagtggatgtgtttattattacaatttagtGCAATTTGGAGCAGAACCATTAATTTAGCTTTGCAAAGGCTAATAAGATGTTAAttgctatatattataataagcatTAATTTCACTACAATTAAAATCAAGACCTCTTGAATATATAACTATTAAAACTTACTAGGTACTTGGATATAAAAAGATtagtgtaaataattttacaatgttTCAGAATGCAAATACTGGAAAGATTTACAAGACAATCATGGagaaaattctagaaaaaGGTGATGAATTTGTTAAGTCTGAAAACCAAAGAATCAAGAAGGTGATGAGCGGGAAATTATCAGATGAAAAGAAACAAGAAATGGGCCATAGACTTAATATTCTACAATCGTTTCAATTGCATGAAGTTCAATACAAAGATGAATTGTAGTAACActatcataatataacaacacattccatattttttaagttttaatatataaaattattttatgactgAGTGACTTATTGATGAGAAAGCAATACcactttaaatgttttaagcAATATATTTCGTTTCTTTCCTTTATAAggaatatattcatttatttataataaatctatgaAGAGAAATTGTTTGATCATTTGTTTTCATaagtttaattgaattatatttttatgtgtgaTATGCACAGAGTGTGGTTTAGTTGTACACTAAAGAAATAAAGGTGTGAAAGAAAActtcattgttttatttcctgTTTCCGTGTAATGAAATCATAAGAATTTATTACATGTGTAATGTAAGATAACAAATTTAtctttaggctggttgcagagcttgaccgaccgtcagtgcgtaccgtcggtcctgacgatacgcatcaacaattttatgactatgacactaatgcgcatgacaatacgcatgcgtatggtcggtctagctatgaaaggttttatgaatttccatacatatgacaagcgcgaccgACGTACctacggtcggtcaagctctgcaaccagtcTAAAACTTACATCTATATACAAAACTATTTCATCAGtgaaaaacacaaaatatatgcTAGATATTCGaagcaaattaaaatatctttttaatctTGATATGTCATATAAAAGTACTACATTTCAAATACTCCACATGTTACTTGTTGATTTCATCAAATCCCATTATCACAAAGTCAGCAAATCTATACAATAAGTATTATCCTAGCAAaggaattataaaaaag
Protein-coding sequences here:
- the LOC123700249 gene encoding protein windbeutel codes for the protein MEKFLLFLSILFTVPAAYKVSASSGSIELDDFSFNKIINAFSASLVKFDVAFPYGDKHDAFVAVAKEATDVSELVVAEVGVKDYGEKDNEQLARKYGATKENFPVVKLFLKGNEEPITFDDSQGFTTDQLRRFVRQNTGIYLSLPGCIRDLDMLAIEFMKSAKEERSNVLKKVEVSLKELAKENANTGKIYKTIMEKILEKGDEFVKSENQRIKKVMSGKLSDEKKQEMGHRLNILQSFQLHEVQYKDEL
- the LOC123700239 gene encoding zinc metalloproteinase nas-15-like, with translation MYVFLVALLQVHLCNSANIQTRQQDEYVLYQKPNVNVISSSNTKSLPMKLMSFQKNIDVKVQEAIGSRWPLGVVLYYLDSQSYDNIIAGRLRSVINILESASCIKFNSLSEKPHNISWIYITNPKRERECVHEAKYHDDGEITLVLGYDCLKENEILHALLHGIGLKDEVTHPHRERYIRVLWNNIRPERLKLYRIEPQDASKVLAEYDPLSIMHFHDRAFSSNGQPTIVPLISGLMINPSEDLSQLDKMKLRLLFEHECNKRKVGDLLDSCKNAFHKKLEGSVEDASHNVQEDNVSNNAKAEELSGEHKEGKEKLKDTLGDNDEMSHDANVSDKVSENDNEVHEHRAEKSANHDQEENMDQDKVQDDSKDRS